From the genome of Deinococcus sp. JMULE3, one region includes:
- the thiE gene encoding thiamine phosphate synthase — translation MTLGRLYLVATPRAGQPQPEFLARVEAALDGGVDTLQLRCKDWEAGTYIALGERVAALARARGVPFFINDRVDVAAACGADGVHLGQGDLPPAWARRLAPELLLGRSTHAPAQACAALADAPAYIAAGPVHATPTKPGRAPAGLAYVRAVAALNPPLPWYAIGGIDASNVHEVLAAGATRVAVVRAVLDARDPAQAASDLLGALRGVPA, via the coding sequence GTGACCCTCGGTCGCCTGTATCTGGTGGCCACGCCCCGCGCCGGGCAGCCGCAACCCGAGTTCCTGGCGCGGGTCGAGGCTGCGCTGGACGGCGGCGTGGACACGCTGCAACTGCGCTGCAAGGACTGGGAGGCGGGGACGTATATCGCGCTGGGTGAGCGGGTGGCGGCGCTGGCCCGCGCGCGCGGCGTGCCGTTCTTCATCAACGACCGCGTGGACGTCGCCGCCGCGTGCGGGGCGGACGGCGTGCACCTAGGGCAGGGGGACCTGCCGCCCGCTTGGGCGCGCAGGCTCGCGCCGGAGTTGCTGCTGGGCCGCAGCACGCACGCGCCCGCGCAGGCGTGCGCCGCGCTGGCCGACGCCCCCGCGTACATCGCCGCCGGGCCGGTGCACGCCACACCCACCAAACCGGGCCGCGCGCCCGCCGGACTGGCCTACGTGCGCGCCGTGGCCGCGCTGAATCCGCCGCTGCCCTGGTACGCCATCGGCGGGATCGACGCCTCGAACGTCCACGAGGTGCTGGCCGCCGGGGCGACCCGCGTGGCGGTCGTGCGCGCCGTGTTGGACGCCCGCGACCCCGCCCAGGCCGCGTCCGACCTGCTGGGGGCGTTGCGGGGGGTGCCCGCGTGA
- the thiC gene encoding phosphomethylpyrimidine synthase ThiC, producing MTTLTPPPTDPATEALTILDPELTAPFPNSEKVYLTGTIHAGVRVPARRIRQSPTLERVGDLTRTVPNPALLVPDTSGPYTDARLSVDLRAGLGHARPWLAGDARLELARERRHPALDVSGPLPFPRVPRPRRARPGAGITQLQAARRGEITPEMEFVALREQLRQEADFDLTHQHPGQGFGAAIPREITPEFVRSEVARGRAVIPANINHPELEPTIIGRNFRVKINANLGTSIVTSSIEEEVGKMIWATRWGADTVMDLSTGRHIHPTREWIVRNSAVPVGTVPIYQALEKVGGVAEDLTWDVYRDTLIEQAEQGVDYMTVHAGVRLAHLPLTARRRTGIVSRGGSILAKWCLAHHRENFLHTHFADICEILAAYDVTFSLGDGLRPGSIEDANDAAQFAELDTLGELTRVAWDHGVQTMIEGPGHVPMQLIRENMTRQLDVCQEAPFYTLGPLTTDIAPGYDHITSAIGAAQIAWYGTAMLCYVTPKEHLGLPDRQDVRDGVIAYRIAAHAADLAKGHPGAQARDNALSKARFEFRWEDQFNLSLDPLKARALHDETLPADAAKTAHFCSMCGPHFCSMKLSHDLRAPDVLAGLEEKAREFRALGGEVYVPRQEHGPEGEA from the coding sequence ATGACTACCCTGACCCCACCCCCGACCGACCCCGCGACCGAAGCCCTGACGATTCTCGACCCGGAGCTGACCGCGCCGTTCCCGAACAGCGAGAAGGTGTACCTGACCGGCACCATTCATGCAGGGGTGCGGGTGCCCGCGCGGCGCATCCGGCAGTCGCCGACCCTGGAACGCGTGGGGGACCTGACCCGCACCGTCCCGAACCCGGCCCTGCTCGTGCCGGACACGAGTGGGCCGTACACGGACGCCCGCCTGAGCGTGGACCTGCGCGCCGGGCTGGGGCACGCGCGCCCCTGGCTGGCGGGGGACGCCCGGCTGGAACTGGCGCGGGAGCGGCGCCACCCGGCGCTGGACGTCAGTGGCCCGCTGCCGTTCCCGCGTGTGCCCCGGCCCCGCCGCGCCCGCCCCGGCGCGGGGATCACGCAGCTTCAGGCGGCGCGGCGCGGCGAGATCACCCCCGAGATGGAATTCGTCGCCCTGCGCGAACAGTTGCGGCAGGAGGCGGATTTCGACCTGACCCACCAGCACCCCGGCCAGGGGTTCGGGGCCGCCATCCCGCGCGAGATCACGCCGGAGTTCGTCCGGTCGGAGGTCGCGCGGGGCCGCGCGGTGATTCCCGCGAACATCAACCACCCGGAACTCGAACCCACGATCATCGGGCGGAACTTCCGGGTGAAGATCAACGCGAACCTCGGCACCAGCATCGTGACCAGCTCCATCGAGGAGGAGGTCGGGAAGATGATCTGGGCGACCCGCTGGGGTGCCGACACGGTCATGGACCTCTCCACGGGTCGGCACATCCACCCGACCCGCGAGTGGATCGTCCGGAACAGCGCCGTGCCCGTGGGGACCGTGCCGATCTATCAGGCGCTGGAGAAGGTCGGGGGTGTGGCCGAGGACCTGACCTGGGACGTGTACCGCGACACGCTGATCGAACAGGCCGAGCAGGGCGTGGACTACATGACCGTCCACGCCGGCGTAAGGCTGGCGCACCTGCCGCTGACCGCGCGGCGGCGCACCGGGATCGTGTCGCGTGGCGGAAGCATCCTCGCGAAGTGGTGCCTCGCGCATCACCGCGAGAACTTCCTGCACACGCACTTCGCGGACATCTGCGAGATCCTCGCCGCGTACGACGTCACCTTCAGCCTCGGGGACGGCCTGCGCCCCGGCAGCATCGAGGACGCGAACGACGCCGCGCAGTTCGCGGAGCTGGACACGCTGGGCGAACTGACGCGCGTGGCGTGGGACCACGGCGTGCAGACCATGATCGAGGGTCCCGGCCACGTGCCCATGCAGCTCATCCGCGAGAACATGACCCGGCAGCTCGACGTGTGCCAGGAGGCGCCGTTCTACACGCTGGGGCCACTCACGACCGACATCGCGCCCGGGTACGACCACATCACGTCCGCGATCGGCGCGGCGCAGATCGCGTGGTACGGCACCGCCATGCTGTGTTACGTCACGCCGAAGGAACACCTGGGCCTCCCGGACCGGCAGGACGTGCGCGACGGCGTGATCGCGTACCGTATCGCCGCGCACGCCGCCGACCTCGCCAAGGGCCACCCCGGCGCGCAGGCCCGCGACAACGCCCTGAGTAAAGCGCGGTTCGAGTTCCGCTGGGAGGACCAGTTCAATCTGTCCCTGGACCCCCTGAAGGCCCGCGCGCTGCACGACGAGACGCTGCCCGCCGACGCGGCGAAGACCGCGCACTTCTGCTCCATGTGCGGCCCGCACTTCTGCTCCATGAAACTCAGCCACGACCTGCGCGCCCCCGACGTGCTGGCCGGACTGGAGGAGAAGGCCCGCGAGTTCCGCGCGCTGGGCGGCGAGGTGTACGTGCCCCGCCAGGAACATGGGCCGGAGGGGGAGGCGTGA
- a CDS encoding IclR family transcriptional regulator, giving the protein MLSLQKAANILGAFSAEQPEWGVRALAAHLGVPRATAHAYLAGLTEAGFLRRTPAGKYRLSWHIAEMGAQLTSSLPWFQEARALITRLALEVRAVAFLCILEGEEVVAAIRERHPDADIDLPLDIYLPATATASGKILYAHADITPRTFAACTPSSITSLDEWRTEVAKVKRLGYAYSIEEWVPGQCTLGVPYHALHTAHGDTDTVVAAIGVQMSAQRYLREERHIRERVVQIVREAEALP; this is encoded by the coding sequence GTGCTCTCTCTTCAGAAGGCGGCGAACATCCTGGGTGCATTCAGCGCCGAACAACCCGAATGGGGCGTGCGCGCCCTCGCCGCGCACCTGGGCGTCCCCCGCGCCACCGCCCACGCGTACCTCGCCGGACTGACCGAGGCCGGATTCCTGCGCCGCACCCCCGCCGGCAAGTACCGCCTCTCCTGGCACATCGCCGAGATGGGCGCGCAACTGACCTCCTCGCTGCCCTGGTTCCAGGAAGCCCGCGCGCTGATCACCCGCCTCGCGCTGGAAGTCCGCGCCGTGGCGTTCCTGTGCATCCTGGAAGGCGAGGAGGTCGTCGCCGCGATCCGCGAACGCCACCCGGACGCCGACATCGACCTGCCGCTGGACATCTACCTGCCGGCCACCGCGACCGCCAGCGGCAAGATCCTCTACGCGCACGCCGACATCACCCCCCGCACCTTCGCCGCGTGCACGCCCAGCTCCATCACCAGCCTGGACGAGTGGCGCACCGAAGTCGCCAAGGTCAAACGCCTCGGGTACGCGTACTCCATCGAGGAATGGGTCCCCGGCCAGTGCACCCTGGGCGTCCCCTACCACGCGCTGCACACCGCGCACGGCGACACCGACACGGTGGTGGCCGCCATCGGCGTGCAGATGAGCGCCCAGCGCTACCTGCGCGAGGAACGCCACATCCGCGAACGCGTCGTGCAGATCGTCCGCGAGGCCGAAGCCCTCCCGTAA
- a CDS encoding cytochrome c: MRAPALLLLPLLASLSAVATGTPTPATPPAVPTSAQAEQLQRGETTYFLACAICHGDRLEGVSAPGLGGEDFRALYRTVPPRALHDLIRDTMPDDRRGTLSAQEVLDVTAYLLRENDLPRPEGALGAETLDHVPPTP; this comes from the coding sequence GTGCGCGCCCCTGCCCTGCTGCTCCTGCCCCTGCTGGCCTCCCTGAGTGCCGTGGCGACCGGGACCCCCACCCCCGCCACGCCGCCTGCCGTCCCCACGTCCGCGCAGGCCGAACAGCTTCAGCGTGGCGAGACCACCTACTTCCTGGCCTGCGCGATCTGCCACGGCGACCGTCTGGAGGGCGTCAGCGCCCCCGGACTGGGTGGCGAAGACTTCCGCGCGCTGTACCGCACGGTGCCGCCCCGCGCGCTGCACGACCTGATCCGCGACACCATGCCGGACGACCGCCGGGGCACCCTGAGCGCCCAGGAGGTGCTGGACGTCACCGCGTACCTGCTGCGCGAGAACGACCTGCCCCGGCCCGAGGGGGCGCTGGGGGCCGAGACGCTCGACCACGTCCCGCCGACGCCCTGA
- a CDS encoding M42 family metallopeptidase, whose product MNLDYTLDVLVRLLATPSPTGFTDAAVALLEQELQALGVAAQRTRKGALTWEVAGTGEGHVTFSGHVDTLGAMVKGVKDSGRLRLWPLGGYDWATVEGEDVLVHTQAGRTLTGTVVNVRQSTHVHGAALRDLKRDAAVMEVRLDEAVFSAGDVRALGVQEGDFVSFDARPRVTASGYVKARHLDNKAAVAVFLAVTRELLASPAPVTASFHVTTYEEVGHGAATGIPAHTDALIAVDMAAVGEGQTSSEHCVSLCVADGGGPYDHALGNRLRAAARSASLDLRVDIYPYYASDGTAAWRAGGDYPVALIGPGVDASHAYERTHTDALRATGELMLAYLRQ is encoded by the coding sequence ATGAACCTCGACTACACGCTGGACGTGCTGGTGCGGCTGCTCGCCACGCCCAGTCCCACGGGCTTCACGGACGCGGCGGTGGCGCTGCTGGAGCAGGAGTTGCAGGCGCTGGGCGTCGCGGCGCAGCGGACCCGCAAGGGCGCCCTGACCTGGGAGGTCGCCGGGACCGGCGAGGGGCACGTGACGTTCAGCGGGCACGTGGACACCCTGGGCGCGATGGTCAAGGGCGTGAAGGACAGCGGGCGGCTGCGGCTGTGGCCGCTGGGCGGGTACGACTGGGCGACCGTCGAGGGCGAGGACGTCCTCGTGCACACCCAGGCGGGCCGCACCCTGACCGGAACGGTCGTGAACGTCCGCCAGAGCACCCACGTGCACGGCGCGGCCCTGCGCGACCTGAAGCGCGACGCGGCCGTCATGGAGGTCCGCCTGGACGAGGCGGTCTTCAGCGCCGGGGACGTCCGCGCGCTGGGCGTGCAGGAGGGCGACTTCGTGAGCTTCGACGCGCGCCCCCGCGTGACCGCGAGCGGGTACGTGAAGGCCCGCCACCTCGACAACAAGGCGGCGGTCGCGGTGTTCCTGGCGGTCACGCGTGAACTGCTCGCGTCCCCCGCGCCCGTCACGGCGTCCTTCCACGTCACCACCTACGAGGAGGTCGGGCACGGCGCCGCCACCGGCATCCCCGCGCACACCGACGCGCTGATCGCCGTGGACATGGCGGCCGTCGGGGAGGGGCAGACGAGCAGCGAACACTGCGTCTCCCTGTGCGTGGCGGACGGCGGCGGGCCGTACGACCACGCGCTGGGCAACCGCCTGCGCGCCGCCGCCCGCTCGGCGAGCCTGGACCTGCGGGTGGACATCTACCCCTACTACGCCTCGGACGGCACCGCCGCGTGGCGCGCGGGTGGGGACTACCCGGTCGCGCTGATCGGGCCGGGCGTGGACGCCAGCCACGCCTACGAGCGCACGCACACCGACGCGCTGCGCGCCACGGGCGAGCTGATGCTGGCCTACCTGCGCCAGTAA
- a CDS encoding isochorismatase family protein, which yields MTLSAHALLLLNAQRHDLNDRPDERAVARDWAHHVDEARAQGWVVAFVQWDAPHGADWDTFSKEWTLHPDFRAEQGDVLVRAEMPDAFEGSELAAQLHARAVQSLHLLALSGTPALDATLASAQGQGFRIESLEVPA from the coding sequence ATGACCCTCTCCGCGCACGCCCTGCTGCTCCTGAACGCGCAGCGTCACGACCTGAACGACCGGCCCGACGAGCGGGCGGTGGCGCGCGACTGGGCGCATCACGTGGACGAGGCCCGCGCGCAGGGCTGGGTGGTGGCGTTCGTGCAGTGGGACGCCCCCCACGGCGCGGACTGGGACACCTTCTCGAAGGAGTGGACGCTGCACCCGGACTTCCGCGCCGAGCAGGGCGACGTGCTGGTCCGCGCCGAGATGCCCGACGCGTTCGAGGGCAGCGAACTGGCCGCGCAACTGCACGCCCGCGCGGTGCAGAGTCTGCACCTGCTGGCCCTGAGCGGCACGCCCGCGCTGGACGCCACGCTGGCGTCGGCGCAGGGGCAGGGCTTCCGGATCGAGTCGCTGGAAGTGCCCGCATGA
- a CDS encoding enoyl-ACP reductase, translating into MVQIDLSDKTALVMGVANARSLGWAIAEQLLSAGCRVGFSYQGERLKSELDKLLTGKEGVWAQQADATSEADLTALFARVKEEFGHLDYLIHSIAFAPRTAMDGRFLDTTEADWNTALNVSAYTLVSTARHAEPLLRPGASIVSLTYHASQKVVPKYNVMGVAKAALEATTRYLASEMGAAGVRVNTISAGPMRTIAARSIPGFGSMFEKAAEAAPLGRNATPDEVGKLALFLLSDLGSGVTGQTVYVDAGSSIMAMKIEQPS; encoded by the coding sequence ATGGTGCAGATTGACCTGAGTGACAAGACCGCCCTGGTGATGGGCGTCGCGAACGCCCGCAGCCTCGGCTGGGCCATCGCCGAGCAGCTTCTCTCGGCCGGGTGCCGCGTGGGCTTCTCCTACCAGGGTGAACGCCTGAAGAGCGAACTCGACAAGCTCCTGACCGGCAAAGAAGGCGTGTGGGCCCAGCAGGCCGACGCGACCAGCGAAGCAGACCTGACCGCCCTGTTCGCCCGCGTGAAGGAAGAGTTCGGGCACCTCGACTACCTGATCCACTCCATCGCGTTCGCGCCCCGCACCGCCATGGACGGCCGTTTCCTGGACACCACCGAGGCCGACTGGAACACTGCCCTGAACGTCAGCGCGTACACCCTGGTCTCCACCGCCCGCCACGCCGAGCCGCTGCTGCGCCCCGGCGCGAGCATCGTCAGCCTCACGTACCACGCGTCGCAGAAGGTCGTGCCCAAGTACAACGTCATGGGCGTCGCCAAGGCCGCGCTGGAGGCCACCACCCGCTACCTCGCCAGCGAGATGGGCGCGGCCGGCGTGCGCGTGAACACCATCAGCGCCGGACCCATGCGCACCATCGCCGCGCGCAGCATCCCCGGCTTCGGCAGCATGTTCGAGAAGGCCGCCGAGGCCGCCCCGCTGGGCCGCAACGCCACCCCCGACGAGGTCGGCAAACTGGCCCTGTTCCTGCTGTCGGATCTCGGCAGCGGCGTGACCGGACAGACCGTGTACGTGGACGCGGGCTCCAGCATCATGGCCATGAAGATCGAACAACCGAGCTGA
- the pgeF gene encoding peptidoglycan editing factor PgeF, whose protein sequence is MLLHAPHLSAPHAFTTRRGGVSVGPYAGLNLDDREDDPAVVAANRAQLTGALGFTPAQVARLTQVHGTDVVTVTGGGHWTGDALVTAQAGVLLAIGTADCYPLLLEDPQAGVLGAAHAGWKGTLGRIGARTVEAMTALGARPERIRAAVGPGICAAAYPVGQGVADAFTDAGLGAFVQPGPHLDLAGANRAALLDAGVPDAQVWVSGRCSTETDFYSFRRDAGVTGRMWAVIGRAGSAA, encoded by the coding sequence ATGTTGCTTCACGCGCCGCACCTGAGCGCACCGCACGCGTTCACCACGCGGCGGGGTGGCGTCTCGGTCGGTCCCTACGCGGGGCTGAACCTGGACGACCGCGAGGACGACCCGGCAGTGGTCGCTGCGAACCGCGCGCAGCTGACCGGCGCGCTGGGCTTCACGCCCGCGCAGGTGGCGCGCCTGACGCAGGTGCACGGGACCGACGTGGTGACCGTGACTGGCGGCGGCCACTGGACCGGGGACGCGCTGGTCACCGCGCAGGCAGGCGTGCTGCTCGCCATCGGCACCGCCGACTGCTACCCGCTGCTGCTGGAGGACCCCCAGGCGGGGGTGCTGGGCGCCGCGCACGCCGGGTGGAAGGGCACGCTGGGCCGCATCGGCGCTCGGACCGTGGAGGCCATGACGGCGCTGGGCGCCCGCCCGGAGCGGATCCGCGCGGCGGTCGGGCCCGGCATCTGCGCCGCCGCGTACCCGGTGGGCCAGGGCGTCGCGGACGCCTTCACCGATGCTGGTCTGGGCGCGTTCGTGCAGCCCGGCCCGCACCTGGACCTCGCCGGGGCGAACCGCGCCGCGCTGCTGGACGCGGGCGTGCCGGACGCGCAGGTGTGGGTCAGCGGCCGCTGCTCCACGGAGACAGACTTCTACTCGTTCCGGCGCGACGCCGGGGTGACGGGGCGCATGTGGGCCGTGATCGGCCGCGCCGGGAGCGCCGCGTGA
- a CDS encoding YqeG family HAD IIIA-type phosphatase, with protein MSLLRPADVIDHVTHITPEFLADRGLHGLLLDLDNTLVPYGSYDPAGVTQTLTWVRDLKLAGVGLYLLSNATGKRAQFWLDKLEFQGVGLAGKPNPRAFRRALRELHLPAQQVGMVGDQLFTDVLGGNLSGMHTILVRPLVTNALPHTRVARRLERAVLKRYGHDWHH; from the coding sequence GTGAGCCTGCTGCGCCCGGCGGACGTGATCGACCATGTCACGCACATCACGCCGGAATTCCTGGCGGACCGCGGACTGCACGGCCTGCTGCTGGACCTCGACAACACCCTGGTCCCCTACGGCAGTTACGACCCGGCGGGCGTCACGCAGACCCTGACGTGGGTGCGGGACCTGAAACTCGCCGGGGTGGGCCTGTACCTCCTGAGTAACGCGACCGGGAAACGCGCCCAGTTCTGGCTGGACAAACTGGAATTCCAGGGGGTCGGGCTGGCCGGGAAACCCAACCCCCGCGCGTTCCGCCGCGCCCTGCGCGAACTGCACCTCCCAGCTCAGCAGGTCGGCATGGTCGGCGACCAGCTGTTCACGGACGTGCTGGGCGGCAACCTGAGCGGCATGCACACTATTCTGGTCCGACCTCTGGTCACCAACGCCCTTCCTCATACGCGTGTGGCCCGCAGGCTGGAACGCGCGGTTCTGAAACGCTACGGACACGACTGGCACCACTGA